In the genome of Thiobacter sp. AK1, one region contains:
- the recA gene encoding recombinase RecA, translated as MATAPADDKMKALAAALSQIEKQFGKGSVMRLGDHVEAQDLQVVSTGSLGLDIALGVGGLPRGRIIEIYGPESSGKTTLTLQVIAEMQKLGGTAAFIDAEHALDPTYAAKLGVNVNDLLVSQPDTGEQALEIADMLVRSGSVDVVVIDSVAALTPKAEIEGEMGDAHMGLQARLMSQALRKLTANIKRSNTLVIFINQIRMKIGVMFGNPETTTGGNALKFYASVRLDIRRVGSIKKGEEVIGSETKVKVVKNKVAPPFKQASFDILYGEGISREGEIIELGVAHRIIDKSGAWYAYNGEKIGQGKDNAREYLKEHPEVAREIEAKIRAAVGVGGGAVAQFDPEEALEEV; from the coding sequence ATGGCCACCGCACCTGCAGACGACAAGATGAAAGCGCTCGCCGCCGCCCTGAGCCAAATCGAGAAGCAGTTTGGCAAGGGGTCGGTGATGCGTCTCGGCGATCATGTGGAAGCCCAGGACTTGCAGGTGGTGTCCACCGGCTCTCTGGGGCTGGACATTGCCCTGGGCGTGGGGGGGCTGCCCCGGGGGCGTATCATCGAGATCTACGGGCCGGAATCTTCTGGCAAGACCACTCTTACGCTGCAAGTCATCGCGGAGATGCAGAAGTTGGGCGGCACTGCCGCTTTCATCGACGCCGAACATGCCCTCGATCCCACCTATGCCGCCAAGCTGGGGGTGAATGTCAACGATCTTTTGGTCTCCCAACCGGACACCGGCGAGCAGGCGTTGGAAATCGCCGACATGCTGGTGCGCTCGGGTTCGGTGGACGTGGTGGTGATCGACTCGGTCGCGGCTCTCACGCCCAAGGCGGAGATCGAGGGCGAAATGGGCGATGCCCACATGGGGCTGCAGGCGCGCCTGATGAGCCAGGCGCTGCGCAAGCTCACCGCCAACATCAAGCGCTCCAACACACTGGTGATCTTCATCAACCAGATCCGCATGAAGATCGGCGTGATGTTTGGCAATCCAGAAACGACCACCGGCGGCAATGCCCTCAAGTTCTATGCCTCGGTGCGGCTGGACATTCGGCGCGTGGGCTCCATCAAGAAGGGCGAGGAGGTGATCGGCTCCGAGACCAAGGTCAAGGTGGTGAAGAACAAGGTTGCGCCCCCCTTCAAGCAGGCCAGCTTCGACATCCTCTATGGCGAGGGCATTTCCCGCGAGGGCGAAATCATCGAGCTGGGCGTGGCGCATCGCATCATCGACAAATCCGGCGCCTGGTATGCCTACAACGGCGAGAAGATTGGTCAGGGCAAGGACAACGCGCGCGAATACTTGAAGGAGCATCCGGAGGTCGCCCGCGAGATCGAGGCCAAGATCCGCGCTGCCGTGGGTGTGGGCGGCGGTGCGGTGGCCCAGTTCGATCCGGAAGAGGCGCTCGAGGAAGTCTGA
- the recX gene encoding recombination regulator RecX — protein sequence MATPPSLRERALACLARREYSRAELARKLAPHAAHGDELDALLDELARRGWLSDARFAEVLVHDRQTRFGSVRLAHELRRRGVPESLIQQQLHLLRGTELERARRVWQQKFGCPPSDARERARQMRFLKQRGFPLAVIQRVLEEEA from the coding sequence ATGGCAACCCCACCCAGTTTGCGCGAGCGGGCACTCGCCTGCCTGGCCCGGCGCGAGTACAGTCGCGCGGAACTCGCGCGCAAGCTAGCGCCCCATGCCGCCCACGGCGACGAGCTTGATGCGCTGCTTGATGAGCTCGCACGCCGCGGCTGGTTGTCCGATGCGCGCTTCGCCGAGGTGCTGGTGCATGACCGGCAGACGCGTTTTGGCAGCGTGCGGCTCGCCCACGAGCTGCGGCGGCGGGGCGTGCCCGAGTCGTTGATCCAACAACAGCTGCATTTGCTGCGTGGAACTGAACTGGAACGCGCGCGCCGGGTGTGGCAACAGAAGTTCGGCTGCCCACCCAGTGATGCCCGGGAACGGGCGCGGCAGATGCGCTTCCTCAAGCAGCGGGGATTCCCCTTGGCCGTCATCCAGCGCGTCCTAGAAGAGGAGGCGTGA